In Herpetosiphonaceae bacterium, the genomic stretch CACCCATACCGGCTGGCGCTACGATGGCCGCGCGCTGGTGCTGACGACCGGGACCTTCCTGCGCGGTCGCGCGATCACCGGCAGCGCGATGTGGTCGGCGGGGCGCGCAGGCGAGAGCGCGGCAGTGGCGCTGGGCGAGGATCTGCACCAGCTTGGCTTTCCGCTGGTGCGGCTCAAGACGGGCACGCCGCCCCGCGTGGACGCGCGCACGATCGATTTTAGCGCCACCGAGATCCAGCGTGGCAGCGCGCAGCCGCTCCACTTCGGCTTCTACTACGACGAGCAGCCGCCGATCCCGTCGTTCGTCATGGATCGGCCCAGCCCGTGGTTTCCGCAGCCGATGCTCGACGGCTGGCGGCCACAGTTGCCGTGCTATCTGGTGCATTCGACGCCCGAAACGCATCAGATCATCCGCGACAACCTGGATCGCGCGCCGCTCTTCTCAGGCGTGATCGAGGGCGTCGGGCCGCGCTACTGCCCGTCGATCGAAGACAAGATCGTGCGCTTCGCCGACAAGGAGCGCCACGGCTTCTTTCTTGAGCCGGAGGGCTGGCAGACCAGCGAGGTCTATGTGCAGGGCTGCAACACCTCGCTGCCGGAGGATGTGCAGTGGCACATGCTGCGGACGATCCCGGCCCTGCGCAACGTCGAGATTATGCGCGTCGGCTACGCGATCGAGTACGACGCCGTGGCGACGGGCGAGATCCTGGCGACGCTTGAAACCAAGCGGCTTCCGGGGCTGTTCCTGGCCGGCCAGATCAACGGCACTACCGGCTACGAGGAGGCAGCGGCGCAAGGGCTGATCGCCGGGATCAATGCCGCGCGCAAGGTCCGGGGCGACGAGCCGTTTATTCTGCGCCGCGATCAAGCCTACATCGGCGTGCTGATCGACGACCTTGTGACGAAAGAGATCCACGAGCCGTACCGCATGTTCACCTCGCGGGCCGAGCACCGGCTACTGCTGCGCTCGGACAACGCCGATCTACGGCTTACGTCGCTGGGCTACGAGCTGGGTATGATCGACGCAGCACGTCTGGCGCTGGTCGAGACGAAGCGCGAGCAGGCCGAGCAGACGCAGCGGCGCTTGCAGAGCGTGCGGCTCACGCCGTCGAGCGAGATGAATCGCCGTCTGGCGGAGGCCGGGATCGGCCCGATCAGCCAGGTGTGCAGCGCCGACGTAGTGCTGGCGCGGCCCGCCGTCAGCTACAGCGCGCTTCGGCAGGCGCTCGATCTGCCGGAGCTACCACAGTACATCGGCGAGCAGGTTGAGATCGAGATCAAGTACAGCGGGTACATCGAGAAAGAGCACAAGGCGGCGGAGCGCGTGCGCAAGATGGAGACGCGCCGCCTGCCGGAGTGGCTCGACGTGGCCGCCGTGCCCGGATTGCGCACCGAGGCGCGGCAGGTGCTTGCGCGCTTCCGCCCGGCGACGCTGGGCCAGGCTGCCCGGCTGGCCGGGATCAATCCTGCGGATATTGCGGTGCTGCTGGTGTATCTGGAGCGGCAGCGCGACGATGGCACGCAGCGCGAGCCTGCGGTCGAAGCGGTGTAACCGGGGCGGATCGCAAACCACCCCACGCGGCAATTCGTTGACACCTCCTGCTATCAAACGCTCCACGTCAACGTGACGTGGAGCGCGGTGTTTAAGGCGCTGCCGTGCTGCTCGGCTCCTGCGTGGGCCAGTCGGTTGGTGCTGGCGGAAAAACATCGGTTGGAATCGGCATCGTCGGCAGCGGCACGAACGATGTGCTGGTCGTCGCGCTGGTGGGCGCATCCGTCGGCGCGAGGGTTGGCTCCGGCGTGGGCTCGTCCGTTGGGATCGGCAGCTCGGTCGGCATCGGCGTCGGCGGGATCTCGGTCGGCGTCGGCGGGATCTCGGTCGGCGTCGGCTCCGGCGGTCGCGTCGGCGGGATCTCGGTCGGTGGCGGTGGCGGCGGTGGTGTCGGCGTCTGCACAATAATGATCACCACCGGCGTCTGGGTTGGCGCGAGCGTCGGCTCAAGCGTGGCCGTGGGCGTGATCGTGCGCGTCGGCGTGGCCGTGGGCGTGATCGTGCGCGTCGGCGTCAGCGTCGGCGTCGACGAAGGCGTGGCCGTCGCGGTCGCGGTGGCGGTCGCAGGAGCAGCCGTGAGCGCCGCTGTGGCCGTCGCGACGGGCGGCACGACACTAGCTCCGTTGTCGCCGCCCAGCGTGTACAGATAGCCGATGCCCAACCAGACCAGCGTAATCGTCACCAGCAGGCCAAGCACTGTAAAATAAAACGTGCGGTCGCGGCCAGACAATCGGCCACGCGCACCACGGCTCGGCAGCGCCAGAGTGCCCGCACCAGCGACCGGACCCGTCGTTGTTCCGCTCCACTCGCCTGTGTATAATGGGCAAGAGAGATGGTTGATGCTCAAACAATATAAGCGCTGATCGACCGGAATCTCCTGCGCATCGCCGCTGACATAGCAGCGGTGCTCCGATGTCGGAGAGGCAAAGCGAATCGCGCGATTTTGGCGTAACCCAAGATAAGGACAATGGGTACGTTCGTTCACAGTTCTACCTTCTTCATGCGGAATCAAGGAGCATGTTCTGGAAACAGCCGATTCTGCATCAGAAAAGGACATGATTGGGGGACACCCCCAAACCCCCGGCCTGTCGGCGCATTCGTGGCAATATTGTAGTATAGAGGACGGATCGGGCCACGTCAAAGCCTGTGGAGAGTTGTCTATGCGTGTCGTGCTGGTGTCAGATATTCATTCAAATGCCGTAGCGCTGGACGCGGTGCTTGCCGCGCTGCCCGCCTACGATGAGCTGTGGTGCTTGGGCGATACGATCGGCTACGGGCCAGAGCCGAATCGCTGCCTGGAACAAATCCGTAAACGAGCACGCTATGCATTGACAGGCAATCATGATCTGGCCTCGCTTGGCCTGGTTTCACTCGCCGACTTCAACGTGCTGGCTCGCACCGCCAACCAGTGGAACAACGAGCAGCTTGAGCCTGAGCTGCGCGCGTATCTGCAAGAGCTGCCCGCCAGCCTGCCGCTGCCGCCTGCGGTGACATTGGCCCACGCCAGCCCGCGCGACCCGATCTGGGAGTACGTGCTCGATCCTGAAACCGCCAAAGATAATCTTGAGTACTTCGACACGCCGCTCTGCTTCGTCGGGCATACGCACGTGCCCACGATTTTTGCGCAGCACGCCGACGGCAAGGCCGAGCTGCGCCGTGGACGCTCCGGCGAGATCCTGCGTCTGAAGCCAGACTCGCGCTACATCATCAATCCGGGCAGCGTCGGTCAGCCCCGCGATGGCGATCCGCGCGCCGCGTATGCCGTGTGGGATACGAAAGCACACACGATCCGCTTCAACCGCGTCGAGTACGACATCGAGGCGACCCAGCGCAAAATGTACGCCGCTGGTCTGCCTGAGCTGCTGGCCGAGCGTCTCGCGTTTGGGCGGTAGGTAGATTACTCGGAGGGGCGTATTGCAATACGCCCCTACAAACCTATCGCAATCTTCGCAATCACTACTCTCATCTTTGTTACCACTTCAGTCAGAAAGAAAACCAATGAATTGGACTCTTACACTCATCGGTTCGATTATTGGGTCTATAGTTCTATCAATTGTGGGCAATCTCCTTACTGATCCTCTGAAAAATTGGCTAGCCGGAAGATCACTTGTTAGCAAACACAAGAGGATCAATGAGCTAAGAGCAGAGCTTGACTATATTGAATATCTGTATCAAAACAGGCAAGATCTATATTTAGAACTAGCATTTCATACCAATCGCATATTTCTATATATCATGATGTGTTTTGTACTTATTTTATCTTCTATCATGATAACCTCAAT encodes the following:
- the mnmG gene encoding tRNA uridine-5-carboxymethylaminomethyl(34) synthesis enzyme MnmG, with the translated sequence MQTVYDVIVVGAGHAGCEAAHAAAKMGCRTLLLTIDLDKLAHMSCNPSIGGPAKGHIVREIDALGGVMGRVTDETFIQIRMLNESKGPAVQALRAQSDKRLYAQRMKEALERTPNLDLKQALVERIIAPQQTTTPGGHPEQSAAGDDPTGSLFSVLTHTGWRYDGRALVLTTGTFLRGRAITGSAMWSAGRAGESAAVALGEDLHQLGFPLVRLKTGTPPRVDARTIDFSATEIQRGSAQPLHFGFYYDEQPPIPSFVMDRPSPWFPQPMLDGWRPQLPCYLVHSTPETHQIIRDNLDRAPLFSGVIEGVGPRYCPSIEDKIVRFADKERHGFFLEPEGWQTSEVYVQGCNTSLPEDVQWHMLRTIPALRNVEIMRVGYAIEYDAVATGEILATLETKRLPGLFLAGQINGTTGYEEAAAQGLIAGINAARKVRGDEPFILRRDQAYIGVLIDDLVTKEIHEPYRMFTSRAEHRLLLRSDNADLRLTSLGYELGMIDAARLALVETKREQAEQTQRRLQSVRLTPSSEMNRRLAEAGIGPISQVCSADVVLARPAVSYSALRQALDLPELPQYIGEQVEIEIKYSGYIEKEHKAAERVRKMETRRLPEWLDVAAVPGLRTEARQVLARFRPATLGQAARLAGINPADIAVLLVYLERQRDDGTQREPAVEAV
- a CDS encoding metallophosphoesterase family protein, whose protein sequence is MRVVLVSDIHSNAVALDAVLAALPAYDELWCLGDTIGYGPEPNRCLEQIRKRARYALTGNHDLASLGLVSLADFNVLARTANQWNNEQLEPELRAYLQELPASLPLPPAVTLAHASPRDPIWEYVLDPETAKDNLEYFDTPLCFVGHTHVPTIFAQHADGKAELRRGRSGEILRLKPDSRYIINPGSVGQPRDGDPRAAYAVWDTKAHTIRFNRVEYDIEATQRKMYAAGLPELLAERLAFGR